The Schistocerca serialis cubense isolate TAMUIC-IGC-003099 chromosome 10, iqSchSeri2.2, whole genome shotgun sequence genome includes a region encoding these proteins:
- the LOC126424902 gene encoding uncharacterized protein LOC126424902, giving the protein MRTTAVAYLLCALLASAWAGEVSKAASEAATTDNDAKKQDKRGILTGEHSIGGGGGLIGGGGGLIGGGGGLIGGGSGYYGGGSGYYGGGSGYYGGGSGYIGGGSSLVGGGGGLIGGGSGLVGGGGGLIGGGSGLIGGGSGYYGGGSGNYGGGGAIGGFGGGGAGLGGAGIGLADGGAGLGGAGIGLGGGLGGGAGFGGGAGFGGGAGFGGVAVAAPQTQTVVQTVRVPVPQPVPVPVNRPVPVPQPVPVPVSRPVPVPQPYPVRVPHPVPVSVPRPYPVAVPRPVPVPIARPVPVPVPQPYPVRVPQPVPVGVPQPYPVRVPVPHPVPVPVSTGVSSVGVGGGLATGGLGGIGGGLGGGLGGGLGGLGGGLGGLGGGVYSAGGLGGGAYSSGLAGGAGGIISSGSLGTGLLSGGYAGSYGYGGGSYSTGGIGYGGSSYSTGGLISGGSSGPLKGVYVPSSAGGLNGGSVYSGSLGGGASSYSNSYSGGYGGGYGGGYKSHYKH; this is encoded by the exons ATGAGGACCACTGCTGTG GCGTACCTGCTTTGCGCGCTCCTGGCGTCAGCCTGGGCTGGCGAAGTCTCAAAGGCTGCTTCTGAAGCGGCCACAACGGACAATGACGCCAAGAAACAGGACAAGCGCGGTATTCTCACTGGCGAGCACAGCATCGGCGGCGGAGGTGGACTCATCGGAGGCGGAGGTGGTCTCATCGGAGGCGGAGGCGGACTGATCGGTGGTGGATCTGGCTACTACGGTGGCGGATCTGGCTACTACGGCGGCGGGTCCGGCTACTACGGCGGTGGGTCCGGCTACATCGGGGGCGGAAGTAGCCTCGTAGGAGGCGGCGGCGGACTCATCGGGGGCGGAAGTGGCCTCGTAGGAGGCGGCGGTGGACTCATCGGAGGCGGAAGCGGACTCATCGGTGGTGGATCTGGCTACTACGGTGGCGGATCTGGCAACTACGGCGGCGGTGGCGCCATTGGCGGTTTCGGAGGTGGCGGTGCCGGACTCGGAGGAGCTGGAATCGGTCTCGCTGACGGCGGAGCCGGACTGGGAGGTGCAGGGATCGGCCTAGGTGGAGGACTCGGCGGCGGTGCCGGCTTCGGTGGCGGTGCAGGCTTCGGCGGTGGTGCCGGCTTTGGCGGTGTCGCCGTCGCTGCCCCACAGACCCAGACAGTGGTTCAGACTGTGAGGGTGCCCGTCCCACAACCTGTCCCCGTGCCAGTCAACCGCCCCGTCCCCGTTCCTCAGCCCGTCCCCGTCCCCGTGAGCCGTCCTGTGCCCGTACCGCAGCCGTACCCCGTCAGGGTGCCCCACCCGGTCCCCGTATCCGTGCCCCGCCCATACCCCGTCGCCGTACCCCGACCCGTGCCCGTCCCGATTGCTAGGCCCGTACCGGTCCCCGTGCCCCAGCCGTACCCCGTCCGCGTGCCCCAGCCTGTACCTGTCGGAGTTCCCCAGCCCTACCCCGTCCGCGTTCCTGTACCTCACCCTGTCCCAGTGCCAGTCTCCACCGGTGTCTCCTCAGTTGGCGTCGGAGGCGGTCTCGCCACTGGAGGTCTCGGCGGCATCGGAGGCGGTCTGGGAGGCGGTCTGGGAGGCGGTCTGGGAGGTCTGGGAGGCGGTCTGGGAGGCCTGGGCGGTGGAGTCTACAGCGCCGGTGGCCTCGGAGGGGGCGCCTACTCTTCCGGCTTGGCCGGAGGTGCCGGAGGCATCATCTCGTCCGGCTCTCTGGGCACGGGACTGTTGAGTGGTGGCTACGCTGGTTCCTACGGATACGGCGGCGGTTCCTACTCGACTGGAGGCATCGGCTACGGTGGCAGTTCCTACTCCACTGGAGGTCTCATTTCCGGCGGCTCCAGTGGTCCGCTGAAGGGCGTCTACGTGCCCAGCTCTGCTGGTGGGCTGAATGGTGGCAGCGTCTACTCTGGCAGCCTGGGAGGTGGAGCCAGCAGCTACAGCAACAGCTACAGTGGCGGCTATGGAGGCGGCTATGGAGGTGGCTACAAGAGCCACTACAAGCACTGA